The following are encoded together in the Mesoterricola sediminis genome:
- a CDS encoding alpha-ketoacid dehydrogenase subunit alpha/beta, protein MVNTETIPGACTLSREEKVGLLRTIYASRRIDDREITGKRQNKVYFQINGAGHEAFQAAAALCFRPGQDWFFLYYRDRALAHALGVSARDMFLGSVGSGLDPATGGRMMPGHWSDDRLNIFSTSSPTGTQFLQAVGAAEAILRAEREGLSARLGMTEGEVVLVTTGDGTVSEGEFWEAVNNAVNLKAPVVFLVEDNGYAISVPTEVQYPGANVAALLKGWEPHGLLVLDDVDGCDPVASHEAVQKAVAHARARRGPALVRGRVVRPYSHSLSDDEQLYKTPAQRAEEARRDPIVTWPARLLEAGDLTPSEWETLRAEVDQEVDAAWQEAEQAPPPESGSSFRHLYSETVDPTGPAFDTEDRTPDQTNAAKTMLDLINATLKQEMAENPLILAFGEDVADASRPEILEVVKGKGGVFKATHGLQRQFGENRVFNSPLAEATIVGRAIGLAARGFKPVVEIQFFDYIWPAMQQIRDELANIRWRSDNHFKAPVVLRVPIGGYLMGGAVYHSQCGESTFTHIPGLRVVYPSRAVDAAGLLRTAIRCDDPVLFLEPKHLYRQTHNKGNDPGPGYMIPFGKARLAREGTDLSVITYGSTVHRAVQAARQAEAEGLSVEILDLRTLSPYDWEAVARTVRKTRRVLVAHEDTLQWGYGAELAARIADELFFELDAPVKRLAAKDTWVAYHPSLEDEILPQPSDFLEAYRALARI, encoded by the coding sequence GTGGTCAACACCGAGACGATCCCCGGCGCCTGCACCCTCTCCCGCGAGGAGAAGGTCGGCCTGCTCCGCACGATCTACGCCTCCCGCCGCATCGACGACCGGGAGATCACCGGCAAGCGCCAGAACAAGGTGTACTTCCAGATCAATGGCGCCGGTCACGAGGCCTTCCAGGCGGCCGCAGCCCTCTGCTTCCGCCCCGGCCAGGACTGGTTCTTCCTCTACTACCGGGACCGCGCCCTGGCCCACGCCCTGGGCGTATCGGCCCGGGACATGTTCCTGGGCTCCGTGGGCTCGGGCCTCGACCCCGCCACCGGAGGCCGGATGATGCCCGGGCACTGGTCCGATGACCGCCTCAACATCTTCTCGACCTCCAGCCCCACGGGAACCCAGTTCCTCCAGGCCGTGGGCGCGGCCGAGGCCATCCTCCGGGCCGAGCGCGAGGGGCTTTCCGCCCGGCTCGGCATGACCGAAGGCGAAGTGGTGCTCGTGACCACCGGGGACGGCACCGTCTCCGAGGGCGAGTTCTGGGAGGCCGTCAACAACGCCGTCAACCTCAAGGCCCCCGTGGTCTTCCTGGTGGAGGACAACGGCTACGCCATCTCCGTGCCCACCGAGGTCCAGTACCCGGGCGCCAACGTGGCCGCCCTCCTCAAGGGCTGGGAACCCCACGGCCTCCTCGTCCTGGACGACGTGGACGGCTGCGACCCCGTGGCCAGCCACGAGGCCGTCCAGAAGGCCGTCGCCCACGCCCGGGCCCGGCGCGGGCCCGCCCTGGTGCGCGGCCGGGTGGTGCGGCCCTACTCCCACTCCCTCTCGGACGACGAGCAGCTCTACAAGACCCCCGCCCAGCGCGCCGAGGAGGCCCGCCGGGACCCCATCGTCACCTGGCCCGCCCGCCTCTTGGAGGCCGGGGACCTGACGCCTTCCGAATGGGAGACCCTCCGGGCAGAGGTGGACCAGGAGGTGGACGCCGCATGGCAGGAGGCCGAACAGGCCCCACCCCCGGAGAGCGGCTCCAGCTTCCGCCACCTGTACAGCGAGACGGTGGACCCCACCGGCCCCGCCTTCGACACCGAAGACCGGACGCCGGACCAGACCAACGCCGCCAAGACCATGCTGGACCTCATCAACGCCACCCTGAAGCAGGAGATGGCGGAGAACCCGCTCATCCTGGCCTTCGGCGAGGACGTGGCCGACGCGAGCCGCCCCGAGATCCTGGAGGTGGTGAAGGGCAAGGGCGGCGTCTTCAAGGCCACCCACGGCCTCCAGCGCCAGTTCGGCGAGAACCGGGTGTTCAATTCCCCCCTGGCCGAGGCCACCATCGTGGGCCGCGCCATCGGCCTCGCCGCGCGCGGCTTCAAGCCCGTGGTGGAGATCCAGTTCTTCGACTACATCTGGCCCGCCATGCAGCAGATCCGCGACGAGCTGGCCAACATCCGCTGGCGCAGCGACAACCACTTCAAGGCCCCCGTCGTCCTGCGGGTGCCCATCGGCGGCTACCTCATGGGCGGGGCCGTCTACCACAGCCAGTGCGGCGAGAGCACCTTCACCCACATCCCGGGCCTGCGCGTGGTCTACCCCAGCCGGGCCGTGGACGCCGCCGGCCTCCTGCGCACCGCCATCCGCTGCGACGATCCCGTGCTCTTCCTGGAGCCCAAGCACCTCTACCGGCAGACCCACAACAAGGGCAACGACCCGGGCCCCGGGTACATGATCCCCTTCGGCAAGGCCCGCCTCGCCCGGGAGGGCACCGACCTCTCCGTGATCACCTACGGCAGCACCGTGCACCGCGCCGTCCAGGCCGCGCGCCAAGCGGAAGCCGAGGGCCTGTCCGTGGAGATCCTGGACCTGCGCACCCTCAGCCCCTACGACTGGGAGGCCGTCGCCCGCACCGTGCGGAAGACCCGCCGGGTCCTCGTGGCCCACGAAGACACCCTCCAGTGGGGTTACGGCGCGGAACTGGCCGCCCGCATCGCGGACGAACTCTTCTTCGAACTGGACGCACCGGTCAAGCGCCTGGCGGCCAAGGACACCTGGGTGGCCTACCATCCCAGCCTGGAGGACGAGATCCTGCCCCAGCCCAGCGATTTCCTGGAGGCGTACCGGGCGTTGGCCCGGATCTGA
- a CDS encoding efflux RND transporter periplasmic adaptor subunit, which produces MNPTRTYVYTALALALAAGAIGYHRVQRNHELAKQRGQKVEGLVPVTLAAVENHPFRATLPFTGTLLAVNRAELKAEVAGRITRVAVQEGDRVGAGALLSAQDEDELLLAVQAAEAQLAQAQVQAAQAKRDNDRAQSLLEKRSVTKQSAQLAETQYNAAMAVARAAESNLGLARTRLKKSRLTAPFAGEVAQRMVQPGEMLSPGQTAFNLVDNRKLEIVADLPSEMVAHIKPGMKATFRVPGFEAPFQATLAQVSGSVLQDGRTLRVRLEVPNPDGRLKSGLFAEGEILGEGEVPRPALPSAILTTVGRDADVYINENGVARRRRVTVGQDQGGWRPVDGLATGTQVVAQGRDLVADGSRLQPAAAKGN; this is translated from the coding sequence ATGAACCCCACCCGTACCTATGTCTACACCGCCCTCGCCCTGGCCCTCGCCGCCGGCGCCATCGGCTACCACCGCGTGCAGCGCAACCACGAGCTGGCCAAGCAGCGCGGCCAGAAGGTGGAGGGCCTCGTGCCCGTCACCCTGGCGGCCGTCGAGAACCACCCCTTCCGGGCGACCCTCCCCTTCACGGGCACCCTCCTGGCCGTGAACCGCGCCGAGCTCAAGGCCGAGGTCGCGGGCCGGATCACCCGCGTTGCCGTCCAGGAAGGCGACAGGGTGGGCGCCGGCGCCCTCCTCTCCGCCCAGGACGAGGATGAGCTGCTCCTCGCCGTCCAGGCCGCCGAGGCCCAGCTGGCCCAGGCCCAGGTGCAGGCCGCCCAGGCCAAGCGCGACAACGACCGGGCCCAGAGCCTCCTGGAGAAGCGCTCCGTCACCAAACAGTCCGCCCAGCTGGCCGAGACCCAGTACAACGCGGCCATGGCCGTGGCCCGGGCCGCCGAGAGCAACCTGGGCCTGGCCCGCACCCGCCTGAAGAAGTCGCGGCTCACCGCCCCCTTCGCGGGCGAGGTGGCCCAGCGCATGGTCCAGCCCGGAGAGATGCTCAGCCCCGGCCAGACCGCCTTCAACCTGGTGGACAACCGCAAGCTGGAGATCGTCGCCGACCTGCCCAGCGAGATGGTCGCCCACATCAAGCCCGGCATGAAGGCCACCTTCCGCGTCCCCGGCTTCGAGGCCCCCTTCCAGGCCACCCTCGCCCAGGTGAGCGGTTCCGTCCTCCAGGACGGCCGGACCCTGCGCGTGCGCCTGGAGGTCCCCAACCCCGACGGCCGCCTCAAGAGCGGGCTCTTCGCGGAAGGGGAGATCCTGGGCGAGGGCGAGGTCCCCCGCCCCGCCCTGCCCTCGGCCATCCTCACCACCGTGGGCCGGGACGCGGACGTCTACATCAACGAGAACGGCGTCGCCCGCCGCCGCCGGGTCACCGTCGGCCAGGACCAGGGCGGCTGGCGCCCCGTCGACGGCCTCGCCACGGGCACCCAGGTGGTTGCCCAGGGCCGGGACCTGGTCGCCGACGGCTCCCGCCTCCAGCCCGCCGCCGCGAAGGGGAACTGA
- a CDS encoding TolC family protein has product MILLLPPAETAPQPPAPPEVPLDLAGALARAKAENPLLKAAKARVTERQGLITSTRADALPQLTLAGDFTRYRDVSLLNSNMGSSLKDFGLDPAQLLSPTNLYTTQATVSQPLFYFGKLGTAIQVAKMGEKEASLAYTTAELDTLHGAAKAYIAALAAQAELEVVQTRLRTAEQFLSDVKAKLEVQSATELDRLRAESEYLSVVPENLNAEATYKRALELLNGALGLDPHTPLRLADPGAPSLDLPLSGAERSEIAQLKQQEAMYRANDTIIKSDLRPKFDFNASYGYQAGKTNNLFKEPYDTWKVNVTMRFPVFDGLRSSGKRAQNRAQLEQVTQSRIDKERAIAVERSTAEREMVKARAYDEAARKAYDAALEALRTSRESFDQGLITSLDLLQAERAERQMDSQRRRAQLGVWTALFDLRRACGLPPLG; this is encoded by the coding sequence ATGATCCTCCTCCTGCCCCCCGCCGAGACCGCCCCCCAGCCGCCCGCCCCCCCCGAGGTCCCCCTCGACCTGGCCGGCGCCCTCGCGCGCGCCAAGGCCGAGAACCCCCTGCTCAAGGCCGCCAAGGCGCGGGTCACCGAGCGCCAGGGCCTCATCACCAGCACCCGGGCCGACGCCCTGCCCCAGCTCACCCTGGCCGGGGACTTCACCCGGTACCGGGACGTGAGCCTGCTCAACAGCAACATGGGTTCCAGCCTCAAGGACTTCGGCCTGGACCCGGCCCAGCTCCTGAGCCCCACCAACCTCTACACCACCCAGGCCACCGTCTCCCAGCCCCTCTTCTATTTCGGCAAGCTGGGCACCGCGATCCAGGTGGCCAAGATGGGCGAGAAGGAGGCCAGCCTGGCCTACACCACCGCCGAGCTGGACACCCTCCACGGCGCCGCCAAGGCCTACATCGCCGCCCTCGCCGCCCAGGCCGAGCTGGAGGTGGTGCAGACCCGGCTCCGCACGGCCGAGCAGTTCCTGAGCGACGTGAAGGCCAAGCTGGAGGTGCAGTCGGCCACCGAGCTGGACCGCCTGCGGGCCGAGAGCGAATACCTGTCCGTGGTGCCGGAGAACCTGAACGCCGAGGCCACCTACAAGCGCGCCCTGGAGCTCCTCAACGGGGCCCTGGGCCTGGATCCGCACACGCCCCTGCGGCTGGCCGACCCCGGGGCCCCCAGCCTGGACCTCCCCCTTTCCGGCGCGGAGCGCAGCGAGATCGCCCAGCTCAAGCAGCAGGAGGCCATGTACCGGGCCAACGACACCATCATCAAGTCGGACCTGCGGCCCAAGTTCGATTTCAACGCCTCGTACGGCTACCAGGCCGGCAAGACCAACAACCTGTTCAAGGAGCCCTACGACACCTGGAAGGTGAACGTGACCATGCGCTTCCCGGTGTTCGACGGGCTGCGGTCCTCGGGCAAGCGGGCCCAGAACCGGGCCCAGCTCGAGCAGGTCACCCAGAGCCGCATCGACAAGGAACGGGCCATCGCCGTCGAGCGGAGCACCGCCGAGCGGGAGATGGTCAAGGCCCGCGCCTACGACGAGGCCGCCCGCAAGGCCTATGACGCGGCCCTGGAGGCCCTCCGCACCAGCCGCGAATCCTTCGACCAGGGCCTCATCACCTCCCTGGACCTCCTCCAGGCCGAGCGCGCCGAACGGCAGATGGACAGCCAGCGCCGCCGCGCCCAGCTCGGGGTCTGGACCGCCCTCTTCGATCTGCGCCGCGCCTGTGGCCTGCCCCCCCTTGGATGA
- a CDS encoding TetR/AcrR family transcriptional regulator yields MTPIDPESNTRLRLLEAAVFCFAEHGFDGTGIREIAQRAKANSALVQYHFGGKTGLYAAALTHIFTIRPLPFEVVPSSPDEPNARERAIHAFHQLVESLLREMLACGEGGDFDRAAHQLINRELQSPRPDMVELLRGHIQPLVDQITRCMRALRPDLDDEEAFLSVNSLFGQITHFHINLPMIRMMTGDPAWPRDVQALVRHIVQFSLRGLAVPEALPGARP; encoded by the coding sequence ATGACCCCCATCGATCCCGAATCCAACACCCGCCTCCGGCTGCTCGAAGCGGCCGTCTTCTGTTTCGCCGAGCACGGCTTCGACGGCACGGGGATCCGGGAGATCGCCCAGCGGGCCAAGGCCAATTCGGCGCTGGTCCAGTACCACTTCGGCGGCAAGACCGGCCTCTACGCCGCCGCCCTCACCCACATCTTCACGATCCGCCCCCTGCCCTTCGAGGTGGTGCCCTCGTCCCCCGATGAGCCGAACGCCCGGGAGCGGGCCATCCATGCCTTCCACCAGCTGGTGGAGAGCCTGCTGCGGGAGATGCTGGCCTGCGGGGAGGGGGGCGACTTCGACCGGGCCGCCCACCAACTCATCAACCGCGAACTCCAGTCCCCCCGCCCGGACATGGTCGAGCTCCTGCGGGGCCACATCCAGCCCCTGGTGGACCAGATCACCCGGTGCATGCGGGCCCTGCGCCCGGACCTGGACGACGAGGAGGCCTTCCTGTCGGTCAACAGCCTCTTCGGCCAGATCACCCACTTCCACATCAACCTTCCGATGATCCGCATGATGACCGGCGACCCGGCGTGGCCCCGGGACGTCCAGGCCCTCGTGCGGCACATCGTCCAGTTCAGCCTCAGGGGTCTGGCCGTCCCCGAAGCCCTTCCCGGAGCCCGTCCATGA
- a CDS encoding outer membrane beta-barrel protein, with translation MRIPLLLLAGGLCLSAEAPAVTWHGALWASATATDRDTPDGSLFLRPLDASAGSFALDGVQLSADVALAEGWAFRFTALGGRMARNLNLASGSSHDGDLAWPEAYVSWTRGADTLKAGRMYTPLGMEVLDGTQTVTASRGLLFTYALPFAQVGLAWHHAFSPSWSADLWVINGEDRLQDNNRGKTVGLGVTWNRGGSPDHFVTLMGFTGPEQDGLGASAGTGAEGRKRSRVSLSGQWVLDRLTLQFEGDAAREDLAPGTLVHGGLRDRATWNGAGLIARYRLTEAWALFGRAEALNDDTGLRLACDPTLAAVLPPTQGVDLQATAFCLGVERRWKQAFTRLEVRRDALNFKVSDAAGRTFKDALSATWQVGASF, from the coding sequence ATGCGCATCCCCCTCCTCCTCCTCGCGGGAGGCCTCTGCCTCTCGGCCGAGGCCCCCGCCGTCACCTGGCACGGCGCCCTCTGGGCCTCCGCCACGGCCACGGACCGGGACACCCCGGACGGGTCCCTCTTCCTCCGGCCCCTCGACGCCTCCGCCGGATCCTTCGCCCTCGACGGCGTCCAGCTCAGCGCGGACGTGGCGCTGGCCGAAGGGTGGGCCTTCAGGTTCACGGCCCTGGGGGGCCGGATGGCCCGGAACCTGAACCTGGCCTCCGGGTCCTCCCACGACGGGGACCTGGCCTGGCCCGAGGCCTACGTGAGCTGGACCCGCGGCGCCGACACCCTCAAGGCCGGCCGCATGTACACGCCCCTCGGCATGGAGGTGCTGGACGGCACCCAGACCGTGACCGCCAGCCGCGGCCTCCTCTTCACCTACGCCCTCCCCTTCGCCCAGGTGGGCCTGGCCTGGCACCACGCGTTCTCCCCCTCCTGGAGCGCGGACCTCTGGGTCATCAACGGCGAGGACCGCCTCCAGGACAACAACCGCGGCAAGACCGTGGGCCTGGGGGTCACCTGGAACCGCGGCGGCTCCCCGGACCATTTCGTCACCCTCATGGGGTTCACGGGCCCCGAGCAGGACGGGCTGGGCGCCAGCGCGGGCACGGGCGCGGAGGGACGGAAGCGGAGCCGGGTCAGCCTCAGCGGCCAGTGGGTCCTGGACCGCCTCACCCTGCAGTTCGAGGGCGACGCCGCCCGCGAGGACCTGGCCCCCGGGACCCTCGTCCACGGGGGGCTCCGGGACCGGGCCACCTGGAACGGCGCCGGCCTCATCGCCCGCTATCGCCTGACGGAGGCCTGGGCCCTCTTCGGGCGGGCGGAGGCCCTGAACGACGACACCGGCCTCCGCCTGGCCTGTGACCCGACCCTGGCCGCCGTCCTGCCGCCCACCCAGGGGGTGGACCTGCAGGCCACCGCCTTCTGCCTGGGCGTCGAGCGCCGCTGGAAGCAGGCGTTCACCCGGCTCGAGGTGCGCCGGGATGCTTTGAATTTCAAGGTTTCCGACGCCGCCGGCCGGACCTTCAAGGACGCCCTGAGCGCCACCTGGCAGGTGGGCGCCAGCTTCTGA
- a CDS encoding ammonium transporter → MILCASLVMLMTPGLAFFYGGLCGRKNVLAIMIQSFVSMGWTTVLWFAFGYSMCFGPTMHGIIGNPLSHAFLKGITLQSLYQGNAALGIPTFVHVAYQMMFAIITPALITGAFANRVTFKAYMWFLTAWLIFVYFPFCHMVWHPEGLLAKWGVLDYAGGIVVHNTAGIAALASVLYVGKRRIVDSVPHSIPLVALGTGLLWFGWYGFNAGSEFQVDSVTTSAFINTDVAASFAAVTWLVVEWMNAKQPKFLGLLTGAVAGLATITPAAGYVSPATAALIGVLSGVICYYAVALKNRLGWDDALDVWGVHGVGGFIGIIFLGLFANKAWNPSIVTNGLLTGGGTSFLVKQITAVAVSSAWAFVFTYGMLWIIDRITRVKVEEGVEEAGLDMGLHGEVAYTDAL, encoded by the coding sequence ATGATCCTTTGCGCCAGCCTCGTCATGCTCATGACCCCGGGCCTGGCCTTCTTCTACGGCGGCCTCTGCGGCCGCAAGAACGTGCTGGCCATCATGATCCAGAGCTTCGTCTCCATGGGCTGGACCACGGTCCTGTGGTTCGCCTTCGGCTACTCCATGTGCTTCGGCCCGACGATGCACGGCATCATCGGCAACCCGCTGAGCCACGCCTTCCTGAAGGGCATCACCCTGCAGAGCCTCTACCAGGGCAACGCCGCGCTGGGCATCCCGACCTTCGTCCACGTGGCCTACCAGATGATGTTCGCCATCATCACCCCCGCCCTCATCACCGGCGCCTTCGCCAACCGGGTGACGTTCAAGGCCTACATGTGGTTCCTGACGGCCTGGCTGATCTTCGTGTACTTCCCCTTCTGCCACATGGTCTGGCATCCCGAGGGCCTCCTGGCCAAGTGGGGCGTCCTCGACTACGCCGGCGGCATCGTCGTGCACAACACCGCGGGCATCGCCGCCCTCGCCTCCGTCCTCTACGTGGGCAAGCGCCGGATCGTGGACAGCGTCCCCCACAGCATCCCCCTCGTCGCCCTCGGCACCGGCCTCCTGTGGTTCGGCTGGTACGGCTTCAACGCCGGCAGCGAGTTCCAGGTGGACAGCGTGACCACCTCCGCCTTCATCAACACCGACGTCGCCGCCTCCTTCGCCGCCGTCACCTGGCTGGTGGTGGAGTGGATGAACGCCAAGCAGCCCAAGTTCCTCGGCCTCCTCACCGGCGCCGTGGCCGGCCTGGCCACCATCACCCCCGCCGCGGGGTACGTCTCCCCCGCCACCGCGGCGCTGATCGGCGTCCTCTCCGGCGTGATCTGCTACTACGCCGTGGCCCTGAAGAACCGCCTCGGCTGGGACGACGCCCTCGACGTCTGGGGCGTGCACGGCGTCGGCGGCTTCATCGGCATCATCTTCCTGGGCCTGTTCGCCAACAAGGCCTGGAACCCCTCCATCGTCACCAACGGCCTGCTCACGGGCGGGGGCACCTCCTTCCTCGTCAAGCAGATCACCGCCGTGGCGGTCTCCAGCGCCTGGGCCTTCGTCTTCACCTACGGCATGCTCTGGATCATCGACCGCATCACCCGCGTGAAGGTCGAGGAGGGCGTCGAGGAGGCCGGCCTGGACATGGGCCTCCACGGCGAAGTCGCCTACACGGACGCGCTCTAG
- a CDS encoding efflux RND transporter permease subunit, whose product MFLSDLSIKRPVLTTCVMLALVVLGLFSIKGLGLDSFPKVDIPVVTVSVVYPGASPDAVEQDVVKKIEEAVNPVEKVREISSTSQDGLGTVTIEFEIERDLDKALDDVRSKVGQIRRNLPDTIKEPIIQKFDPAQLPVLSLVVRPLDTHKDMSPRELTRIADEFLKRRIENIPGVGKAEVVGGSTRNILVNVDPQRLEALGLTLPQVMGALGQDTMAIPSGNLLTPTREISVRVDAKARKVEDFAHVVVGNRQGRPVELQEVARIVDGIKEKRSLARMDGVDAVALEIQKQIGGNTVAMVQRVDAAVKALQPELARLGVTTVKAKDNSKFIVDSVDDVEVSIILGGLLTVVIVFYFLKSWRSTIITSLTLPVSVISTFTIMKGLDFTLNTMTLMAISLAIGILIDDAIVVRENITRHAEMGKDHVTAAREGTAEIGPAVIATTLSILAVFVPVAFMGGIVGRFFFSFGITVAFAVAVSLFVSFTLDPMLSAVWPDPEHEKGYQESHHGHRRFIMRTVDWFNDRLDGWEQSYKKGIEWAMTHRAAVMGVGLGSFVLAMSLSGMLGGDFMPDYDRGDFQVGFKVEAGASLEAAKAKAAQLETMIRTTPDGQPSREVEHVYTTIGTGLNGTITEGTIYVKLTEGHRRDMKFIRRELRDRFRAMPGVETDISAVSDFGDSKPIALAVMSPDRRTMEKAEPLVLDMLKGIDGIVDVTSSRDKGKPELRLAVDRRQASDLGVSPYTVASLVRPLVDGTDVAKYEDPASGEQYDVTVRLSDPDRSRGDQLEVMTVGSTKKDKAGNNLQVKLSNVARFEETTAPSKLQRRALQAQILITANKEGRTLNEVVADANQRLAQMKKAGQLPEGVDVVFTGSARNNKETAGYMGTALLMAVCFIYFVLASQFESFKLPITIMLSLPLSMVGMVVMLLITGDANSMMTSIGLILLMGLVTKNAILLVDRALQNMREHGMDRKAALIEAGTTRLRPILMTSFAMIGGMLPLFLALGAGAQMRAPMARAVVGGIITSTLLTLIVIPVFFDLLDGFSWAKAWAWAKGRLKPTDK is encoded by the coding sequence ATGTTCCTTTCCGACCTTTCCATCAAGCGGCCCGTCCTCACCACCTGCGTCATGCTGGCCCTCGTGGTGCTGGGCCTCTTCTCCATCAAGGGCCTGGGCCTGGACAGCTTCCCCAAGGTCGACATCCCCGTCGTGACCGTCAGCGTCGTCTACCCCGGCGCCAGCCCCGACGCCGTGGAGCAGGACGTCGTCAAGAAGATCGAGGAGGCCGTCAATCCCGTCGAGAAGGTGCGGGAGATCAGCTCCACCAGCCAGGACGGCCTGGGCACCGTCACCATCGAGTTCGAGATCGAGCGGGACCTGGACAAGGCCCTGGACGACGTCCGCTCCAAGGTGGGCCAGATCCGCCGCAACCTGCCGGACACCATCAAGGAACCCATCATCCAGAAGTTCGACCCGGCCCAGCTTCCCGTGCTGAGCCTCGTGGTCCGGCCCCTGGACACCCACAAGGACATGAGCCCGCGGGAGCTCACGCGCATCGCCGACGAGTTCCTGAAGCGGCGCATCGAGAACATCCCCGGGGTCGGCAAGGCCGAGGTCGTGGGCGGTTCCACCCGCAACATCCTCGTCAACGTGGATCCCCAGCGCCTCGAGGCCCTGGGCCTCACCCTCCCGCAGGTCATGGGCGCGCTCGGCCAGGACACCATGGCCATCCCCAGCGGCAACCTCCTGACGCCCACCCGCGAGATCTCCGTGCGCGTCGACGCCAAGGCCCGCAAGGTCGAGGACTTCGCCCACGTGGTGGTCGGCAACCGGCAGGGCCGTCCCGTCGAGCTCCAGGAAGTGGCCCGGATCGTGGACGGCATCAAGGAGAAGCGCAGCCTGGCCCGCATGGACGGCGTGGACGCCGTCGCCCTGGAGATCCAGAAGCAGATCGGCGGCAACACCGTCGCCATGGTCCAGCGGGTCGACGCGGCCGTGAAGGCTCTCCAGCCGGAGCTGGCCAGGCTCGGGGTCACCACCGTGAAGGCCAAGGACAACTCCAAGTTCATCGTCGACTCGGTGGACGACGTGGAGGTGTCGATCATCCTGGGCGGCCTCCTCACCGTCGTCATCGTCTTCTACTTCCTGAAGAGCTGGCGCTCGACCATCATCACCAGCCTAACCCTCCCGGTGTCCGTCATCAGCACCTTCACCATCATGAAGGGGCTCGACTTCACCCTGAACACCATGACCCTCATGGCCATCTCCCTGGCCATCGGCATCCTCATCGACGACGCCATCGTGGTCCGCGAGAACATCACCCGGCACGCCGAGATGGGCAAGGACCACGTGACCGCGGCCCGGGAAGGCACGGCCGAGATCGGCCCCGCCGTCATCGCCACCACCCTCTCCATCCTCGCGGTGTTCGTCCCCGTCGCCTTCATGGGCGGCATCGTGGGCCGGTTCTTCTTCAGCTTCGGCATCACCGTCGCCTTCGCCGTCGCCGTGTCGCTCTTCGTGAGCTTCACCCTCGACCCGATGCTCAGCGCCGTCTGGCCCGATCCCGAGCACGAGAAGGGCTACCAGGAGTCCCACCACGGGCACCGCCGGTTCATCATGCGGACCGTGGACTGGTTCAACGACCGCCTCGACGGGTGGGAGCAGTCCTACAAGAAGGGCATCGAGTGGGCCATGACCCACCGGGCCGCGGTCATGGGCGTGGGCCTGGGCAGCTTCGTCCTCGCCATGAGCCTCTCCGGCATGCTCGGGGGCGACTTCATGCCCGACTACGACCGCGGCGACTTCCAGGTCGGCTTCAAGGTCGAGGCCGGAGCGAGCCTGGAGGCGGCCAAGGCCAAGGCCGCCCAGCTGGAGACCATGATCCGCACCACCCCCGACGGCCAGCCCAGCCGCGAGGTGGAGCACGTCTACACCACCATCGGCACCGGCCTGAACGGGACCATCACCGAGGGCACCATCTACGTGAAGCTGACCGAGGGCCACCGGCGGGACATGAAGTTCATCCGCCGCGAGCTCCGCGACCGCTTCCGCGCCATGCCCGGCGTCGAAACCGACATCAGCGCCGTCTCCGACTTCGGCGACAGCAAGCCCATCGCCCTGGCCGTCATGAGCCCGGACCGGCGCACCATGGAGAAGGCCGAGCCCCTCGTCCTCGACATGCTCAAGGGCATCGACGGCATCGTGGACGTGACCAGCAGCCGCGACAAGGGCAAGCCCGAGCTCCGGCTGGCCGTGGACCGGCGCCAGGCCTCCGACCTGGGCGTGAGCCCCTACACCGTGGCCTCCCTGGTCCGCCCCCTGGTGGACGGCACCGATGTGGCGAAGTACGAGGATCCCGCCAGCGGCGAGCAGTACGACGTCACGGTCCGCCTGTCGGATCCGGACCGCAGCCGGGGCGACCAGCTCGAGGTCATGACCGTCGGCTCCACCAAGAAGGACAAGGCCGGCAACAACCTCCAGGTCAAGCTGAGCAACGTGGCCCGCTTCGAGGAGACCACCGCCCCCAGCAAGCTGCAGCGCCGGGCCCTCCAGGCCCAGATCCTCATCACCGCCAACAAGGAGGGCCGCACCCTCAACGAGGTGGTCGCCGACGCCAACCAGCGCCTGGCCCAGATGAAGAAGGCCGGCCAGCTCCCCGAGGGCGTGGACGTGGTCTTCACCGGCTCCGCCCGGAACAACAAGGAGACCGCCGGCTACATGGGCACCGCCCTGCTCATGGCCGTCTGCTTCATCTACTTCGTGCTGGCCAGCCAGTTCGAGAGCTTCAAACTGCCCATCACCATCATGCTCAGCCTCCCGCTGTCCATGGTCGGCATGGTGGTGATGCTGCTCATCACCGGCGACGCCAACAGCATGATGACCTCCATCGGCCTCATCCTCCTGATGGGCCTGGTCACCAAGAACGCCATCCTCCTGGTGGACCGCGCCCTCCAGAACATGCGGGAGCACGGCATGGACCGCAAGGCGGCCCTCATCGAGGCCGGCACCACCCGGCTGCGGCCCATCCTCATGACCAGCTTCGCCATGATCGGCGGCATGCTGCCCCTCTTCCTCGCCCTGGGCGCCGGCGCCCAGATGCGGGCCCCCATGGCCCGGGCGGTGGTCGGCGGCATCATCACCTCCACCCTCCTCACCCTGATCGTCATCCCGGTGTTCTTCGACCTGCTGGACGGGTTCTCCTGGGCGAAGGCCTGGGCCTGGGCGAAGGGCCGGCTGAAACCAACAGACAAGTGA